The following nucleotide sequence is from Streptomyces sp. NBC_00239.
GGCGGCGAGCACGACGGGGCGCTGGCCGTGGCGGTCGGCGAGCCGGCCCAGTACGGGGCCGCACAGCACCTGTCCGGCGGACAGCGTGCCGCCGACGATCCCCGCGGTCGCGAGCGAGCCGCTGGTCTGCGCCACCAGCAGGACGCTGCCGAACTGGGCCATGGCGACGGGCAGTCGTGCCAGGAAGGACAGGAGCGGAAGTAGGGGCCCGGTCAGGGCGATGACTTTGCGATAGGTGAGGACGGTTCCAACCACTCGAAGAACGCTAACGCGCCGCAGTCACCCGGATGCACTGGGCAATGGCACGGAATCCCGGCAGCTGGGTACGTACGTTCTCATGAACCGGGAGTACGCAGACAGGAATCCGACGGACCGTCACCCGACAGCGCCGTACGGCCCGTCGGATCCGCCCACCGCCACCTACCGGCTCCAGCTCCAGCCCGGCTTCCCGTTCGCCGCGGCAGCCCGCGCCGTGCCCTACCTCGCCTCGCTCGGCATCTCCCACCTGCACCTGTCCCCGGTGCTGGAGGCGGTGCCGGGGTCCTCGCACGGATACGACGTGGTCGACCACACACGGGTACGGGAGGAACTCGGCGGGGAGGCCGGACTGCGCGCCCTGGCCCGCACGGCCCGCGCGCACGGGCTGGGCCTGGTCCTCGACATCGTGCCCAACCACATGGCCCTGCCGGTCCCGGAACGGCTCAGCCGGCCGCTGTGGGAGGTGCTGCGGGACGGCCCGCACTCCCCGTACGCCCGCTGGTTCGACATCGACTGGGAGGGCGGCGGCGGGCGGCTGCTGCTGCCCGTGCTCCAGGGGCCGCTGTCCGGGGAGCTGGACCGGCTGGCGGTGGCCGCCGACACGGGCCTGCTGCGGTACGGGGACCACGAGTTCCCGCTGCGCCCGGGGACGGCCGGGCTGCCGCTGCCCGAGCTGCTCGCCGCGCAGTGGTACCGGCTGGGGTGGTGGCGCCTGGCCCGCAGCGAACTCAACTACCGGCGCTTCTTCACCATCTCCGAGCTGATGGGGGTGCGCGTCGAGGACCCGGAGGTCTTCGACGCCACCCACGGCAAGGTGCTGGAACTGGTCCGGGACGGGGTCGCGGCCGGTCTGCGGGTCGACCACCCGGACGGGCTCGCGGATCCGGCCGCGTACCTGACCCGGCTGGCGGAGCGCACCGGCGGCTGCTGGACGGTCGTGGAGAAGATCCTGTCGGCGCGGGAGCGGCTGCCGGCCGGCTGGCCGGTGGCCGGCACCACCGGCTACGACGCGCTGTACCGGCTGGACGGGCTGTTCACCGACCCGGCCGGGGCGCTCGCGCTGGACCGGCTGCACCGGGAGTTCACCGGGGCGGGGCCGGACGCGGGCGGCGAGTGGCCGGCGACCGCCCGGCGGGCCGGGTCCGAGGTGGCCGCTCACGACCTGGCCGCCGAGACGGCCGCGCTGGTCCGGCTGGCCGCACCGGAGGGCAGCACCCACGACCACGCGCCCTGGGCGCTGCGGACCGCGGTGCGCGAACTGCTGCTCGCGCTGCCCGTGTACCGCCCCTACCCCGGCCCGGACGCGGCCCCGGTACTGACCCCCGAGGCGGTACGGGCGGCCCGCGCGGCCTTCGCCGTACCGGCCGAGGCGGCGGCCGTGGACCACGTACGGGACCTCGCGCTGGGCGGGGACCCCGCCTTCGCGGCCCGGTTCGCGCAGACCGCGGCGGCGCTGCGCGCCAAGTCGCTGGAGGACCGGGCCTTCTACCGGTACGCGCCGCTGCTGTCCGCCACGGAGGTCGGCGGCGACCCGGGGCGGCCCTCGGTGTCACCGGAGGAGTTCCACGCCCACTGCGCCCGGATGGCCGCGGACTGGCCGCTGGGCGGCACCGTGCTGTCCACCCACGACACCAAGCGGA
It contains:
- the treY gene encoding malto-oligosyltrehalose synthase, with protein sequence MNREYADRNPTDRHPTAPYGPSDPPTATYRLQLQPGFPFAAAARAVPYLASLGISHLHLSPVLEAVPGSSHGYDVVDHTRVREELGGEAGLRALARTARAHGLGLVLDIVPNHMALPVPERLSRPLWEVLRDGPHSPYARWFDIDWEGGGGRLLLPVLQGPLSGELDRLAVAADTGLLRYGDHEFPLRPGTAGLPLPELLAAQWYRLGWWRLARSELNYRRFFTISELMGVRVEDPEVFDATHGKVLELVRDGVAAGLRVDHPDGLADPAAYLTRLAERTGGCWTVVEKILSARERLPAGWPVAGTTGYDALYRLDGLFTDPAGALALDRLHREFTGAGPDAGGEWPATARRAGSEVAAHDLAAETAALVRLAAPEGSTHDHAPWALRTAVRELLLALPVYRPYPGPDAAPVLTPEAVRAARAAFAVPAEAAAVDHVRDLALGGDPAFAARFAQTAAALRAKSLEDRAFYRYAPLLSATEVGGDPGRPSVSPEEFHAHCARMAADWPLGGTVLSTHDTKRSADVRAWVSVLSQLPERWREFLDSVPAGPDPQLVWTAWQTALGLGTVDRERLTAALLKAAREAGLRTGWTEPDEAYEAALARYVAGMPAGGAAGLADELAPHARVNALGATLLQLTMPGVPEVYQGCEAEYRALVDPDNRAPFRRPPADEKTALTRAALHLRRTRPELFAPRAVTGPDAFGAAGSAVGAEPDAFGAAGAYEPVEVRGPAAEHCVAFVRGGGALTAVTRLSVRLAAAGGWHDTALRLPPGRWAPVLPGAGAAILEGPAWTPLRTLLAASPVALLARAAP